The following coding sequences lie in one Oncorhynchus gorbuscha isolate QuinsamMale2020 ecotype Even-year linkage group LG10, OgorEven_v1.0, whole genome shotgun sequence genomic window:
- the ptpn18 gene encoding tyrosine-protein phosphatase non-receptor type 18: MEHLSRFVGQMSLTDDSRAEGIISSEYSNIRDRTSIIKKDLGLTTKAGALKDNVKKNRYKDILPYDQTRVPLTLLTNDNASDYINASFIKGATETRKYIATQGPLRHTLVDFWQMIWQYDVKVIIMACREIEMGKKKCERYWTTVKETTPFGPFIVSNLEESNPNEEVVMRTLTVRFHNETRTISQFQYTAWPDHDIPYTAGGILEMMDMARKAQGNNTSPVLIHCSAGCGRTGVICALDYVHDLLVTKQIKGDFNIMKIVVELRRQRPSAVQTKEQYQFVFSAVAYMFEKALRSPENNYQNLTKSNQPLYDDVESVKTSPPITSAITQPLEKRNSSVQPRAPQLCQQTMDDTYAVVNKSKQLPSPASSSAPPAALHHYDNAELGTLKCPATALYSTVKPKSRCPPVNPPPAASPIYDTARPANHRLAEATLGKEQSGYEQVTAEHHSSMGDDYEYVSNPIKDLTNSCTPGSMGFNCRIRKPKGPRDTPAEWSHVER, encoded by the exons ATGGAGCATCTATCGAGGTTCGTAGGGCAGATGTCCTTGACAGATGACAGCAGAGCAGAGGGCATCATCTCATCGGAGTATAGT AATATCCGTGATCGAACTTCCATCATCAAGAAAGATCTTGGCCTCACGACGAAAGCCGGGGCACTGAAGGACAATGTAAAGAAGAATCGTTACAAAGACATTTTACCAT ATGACCAGACCCGTGTTCCCCTAACTCTACTGACGAATGACAATGCTTCGGACTATATCAACGCCAGCTTCATTAAA GGTGCAACAGAGACCAGAAAATACATAGCGACCCAAGGACCTCTGAGGCACACTTTGGTTGACTTCTGGCAAATGATTTGGCAGTATGATGTAAAG GTTATAATCATGGCTTGCAGAGAAATTGAAATGGGAAAG AAAAAGTGTGAGCGCTATTGGACAACTGTCAAGGAAACAACCCCCTTTGGTCCCTTTATTGTCTCAAAT CTTGAAGAATCCAACCCAAATGAGGAAGTAGTCATGAGGACTCTGACTGTGAGATTTCATAAT gAAACACGGACGATCTCTCAATTCCAATACACAGCTTGGCCTGATCATGACATTCCATACACAGCTGGTGGTATTTTAGAAATGATGGATATGGCTCGCAAAGCCCAGGGAAACAACACTAGCCCTGTTCTCATCCACTGCAG TGCTGGTTGTGGAAGAACAGGGGTGATTTGTGCCCTGGATTATGTTCATGATCTTCTTGTCACAAAG CAAATCAAAGGAGATTTCAATATCATGAAGATTGTAGTGGAACTAAGGAGACAGAGGCCATCAGCTGTTCAGACAAAG GAGCAGTATCAGTTTGTGTTTTCTGCCGTGGCTTATATGTTTGAGAAGGCTTTACGGTCACCTGAGAACAACTACCAGAATCTCACCAAG AGCAACCAACCTCTCTATGATGATGTTGAGTCTGTGAAGACCTCTCCACCGATAACATCAGCCATCACTCAGCCACTTGAAAAAAG AAATTCTAGTGTGCAGCCCAGAGCGCCTCAACTGTGCCAGCAGACGATGGATGACACCTATGCTGTGGTCAACAAGTCCAAACAGCTTCCGTCACCAGCCTCTTCCTCAGCTCCTCCGGCCGCTCTCCATCACTATGACAACGCAGAGCTGGGCACCCTGAAATGCCCCGCCACTGCTCTCTACAGCACAGTCAAGCCCAAGAGCAGGTGTCCTCCAGTCAATCCACCTCCAGCGGCCTCACCCATATATGACACAGCTAGACCGGCCAATCACAGGCTAGCTGAGGCCACGTTAGGGAAGGAACAGAGTGGCTATGAACAGGTCACAG CTGAGCATCATTCCTCGATGGGAGATGACTATGAATATGTTTCAAACCCCATCAAAGACCTGACCAACAGCTGTACTCCTGGTAGCATGG GGTTCAACTGTCGCATTAGGAAACCTAAAGGACCCCGGGATACCCCGGCAGAGTGGAGTCATGTGGAGAGATGA